In Deltaproteobacteria bacterium, a single genomic region encodes these proteins:
- the mfd gene encoding transcription-repair coupling factor, whose protein sequence is MRKIVKQRPFPTHSVLGILHERLRSQSEIILTGLQGASSSLLASILLASQNETVIAVLPTEREARNFYRDCQAFSNETDVLPYPAWNILAADFFTIQRDIELSRAHTLSALLTEQPYLVITCLSALMQKIIPRNVFTDYTRVLSLGDMLDRDHLSRHLAKGGYTKRTLVETKGEFSARGNIIDVYPPNAAHPFRIELMGDEVESIRPFDPASQRSSHEVMDLQIIPARELVLNDRRKREAIRNIRIRANTLELPRQIRDNLTETVEQDMLSSLNPMYLSLFYATKDNPAEPDESGHPLDTFFDYCSGRELFFIDHASSLERSFREIENTVNRLVFQARQENKFFVEAESFYLAPPDLIKLMSSFRQIRHETLRIDTGPFSATDPGTSSHLLFQTEKTGLLKKDGPFAAEGLLAPLVEIIRENLGDGYLVVFLCPGKEELARMAHLVEGYGLIPEAKDPAIPFLDLVMNHRPPGRLVLMEGKASGGFLFPELHLVVISEEDIFGRKQAKRLARPSREGYFLRSFGELTEGDFIVHKEHGIGIYRGLQKMSVAEIENDFLLIEYAEQDRLYIPVDRLDQIQRYIGPDGYTPRLERLGGASWETVKERVRKSIRDIAEELVSIYAAREVVERPSFSPPDRLYEEFCAAFEYEETPDQIRAIEDIHGDMAQEKPMDRLICGDAGFGKTEVALRASFRAAMDGRQVAVLVPTTILAEQHYQTFIRRLKDYPLRVEVLNRLKTRKEQEAIVKAVNRGTVDIIIGTHRILQKDLTFRDLGLVIVDEEQRFGVTHKERLKKIRTLVDVLTLSATPIPRTLHLSLVGIRDLSIINSPPENRQPIRTHVLEFNEDTIREAIGQELNRRGQVFFLHDRIRSIFSMARFLENLVPEANIGVVHGRMKPGEIEKTMATFIKGDLDILVCTTIVASGVDIPSANTMIINRADRLGLSQLYQIRGRVGRSGEESYAYLLIPRGAMLSREAQKRLQTLMDFSEPGSGFRIASNDLEIRGTGNLLGTSQSGHVSAVGYELYTELMEKTIRELKGEQFPQEEIRVEIHLGVPAYIPEDYMEDEHRRLLTYKRISLARTQEEIREIRDELTDCYGFIPPELDNLLRTIPLRYRLETLKSHKMTCGDHYMTVQFSPDSPVDPARILLLSQTKIKGTKLTPELKLYIPLPRSEDGDRIRFAETVLDVLIPQPGSATKEEK, encoded by the coding sequence GTGAGAAAGATCGTCAAACAAAGACCGTTTCCGACACATTCCGTTCTCGGGATTCTTCACGAACGTCTGCGATCTCAATCTGAAATCATTTTGACGGGACTCCAAGGCGCATCCTCCAGCCTGCTCGCTTCTATCCTTCTTGCATCGCAGAACGAAACCGTCATCGCCGTTTTACCGACGGAAAGGGAAGCCCGGAACTTTTACCGCGACTGCCAGGCATTCTCCAACGAAACAGACGTTCTGCCATACCCGGCCTGGAATATTCTGGCGGCCGATTTCTTCACCATTCAAAGGGACATCGAATTATCACGCGCCCATACCCTCTCAGCCTTGCTGACTGAACAGCCATACCTGGTGATCACGTGTCTGTCCGCCCTGATGCAAAAGATCATCCCCCGAAACGTTTTCACAGACTATACCAGGGTCCTTTCCCTTGGTGACATGCTGGACAGAGACCACCTGAGCCGGCATCTCGCCAAGGGGGGATACACGAAACGAACCCTCGTCGAGACCAAGGGTGAATTCAGCGCCAGGGGAAATATCATCGATGTTTATCCTCCCAACGCGGCTCATCCGTTCCGCATTGAATTGATGGGGGACGAAGTGGAATCCATCCGTCCATTTGACCCGGCCTCACAGCGTTCCTCCCATGAAGTGATGGATCTGCAGATCATTCCCGCACGCGAACTGGTTTTGAATGACCGGAGAAAACGAGAGGCTATCCGCAATATCCGCATCCGTGCAAACACCCTCGAACTGCCCAGACAGATCAGGGATAATTTAACCGAAACAGTCGAACAAGATATGCTTTCGTCCCTGAATCCGATGTACCTCTCTCTTTTTTACGCTACGAAAGACAATCCTGCGGAGCCTGACGAGTCCGGACATCCTCTGGATACCTTCTTCGATTACTGTTCCGGGCGCGAACTTTTTTTTATCGACCATGCATCATCACTGGAACGATCCTTCAGGGAAATTGAGAACACGGTCAACCGCCTTGTTTTCCAGGCACGCCAGGAAAACAAGTTTTTTGTCGAAGCGGAATCCTTCTATCTTGCACCGCCAGACCTGATAAAATTGATGTCTTCTTTCCGACAGATACGGCACGAAACACTGCGTATCGATACGGGTCCGTTTTCCGCAACAGACCCGGGCACATCTTCCCATCTGCTGTTTCAAACGGAAAAAACGGGGCTTCTGAAGAAAGACGGCCCTTTTGCGGCGGAAGGTCTGCTTGCTCCACTCGTAGAGATTATCCGGGAAAACCTCGGAGACGGTTATCTGGTCGTATTTTTGTGCCCGGGAAAAGAAGAGTTGGCCCGGATGGCCCATCTGGTGGAAGGGTACGGTCTCATCCCCGAGGCGAAAGATCCGGCAATCCCCTTTCTTGATCTGGTTATGAACCATCGTCCCCCCGGACGACTGGTCCTGATGGAGGGAAAGGCGTCCGGGGGCTTCCTTTTTCCGGAACTGCATCTGGTCGTCATATCGGAGGAGGATATTTTCGGCCGCAAGCAAGCCAAACGCTTGGCCAGACCGTCCAGAGAAGGCTATTTTCTCAGGTCATTCGGCGAACTCACGGAAGGGGATTTCATCGTACACAAAGAACATGGTATCGGTATCTACCGGGGACTGCAGAAAATGTCCGTCGCGGAAATTGAGAACGACTTTCTCCTGATTGAATACGCTGAACAAGACCGGCTCTATATTCCAGTCGACCGCCTGGATCAGATCCAGCGCTATATCGGTCCGGACGGATATACGCCCAGGCTGGAACGTCTGGGTGGTGCCTCCTGGGAAACAGTCAAGGAGCGGGTCAGGAAATCAATCCGGGATATCGCGGAAGAACTTGTCTCCATCTATGCCGCCCGCGAGGTGGTAGAGAGACCATCGTTTTCTCCACCAGACCGGCTTTACGAGGAATTTTGCGCCGCCTTCGAATACGAGGAAACACCTGACCAGATCCGGGCCATAGAAGATATCCACGGTGATATGGCCCAGGAGAAACCGATGGACCGCCTGATTTGCGGCGATGCGGGTTTCGGCAAAACGGAAGTGGCTCTTCGGGCCTCTTTCCGGGCGGCCATGGACGGACGCCAGGTCGCCGTTCTCGTACCAACCACCATCCTTGCCGAACAGCATTACCAGACTTTTATCCGCCGGCTCAAGGATTATCCCCTGCGTGTCGAAGTCCTGAACCGCCTGAAAACCAGGAAAGAACAGGAGGCCATCGTCAAGGCGGTCAACCGGGGCACCGTGGATATCATCATCGGCACACATCGAATTCTTCAAAAAGACCTGACGTTTCGGGATCTTGGCCTGGTTATCGTTGATGAAGAACAGCGTTTTGGCGTCACCCACAAGGAACGGCTAAAAAAAATACGCACCCTTGTGGATGTTCTGACCCTGTCGGCCACGCCGATTCCACGGACACTGCACCTTTCCCTGGTTGGTATTCGTGACCTGAGCATCATCAACAGCCCACCTGAAAACCGCCAGCCCATTCGAACCCATGTCCTTGAGTTCAATGAGGATACGATACGAGAAGCCATAGGCCAGGAACTGAACCGCCGGGGCCAGGTTTTTTTCCTTCACGACCGGATCCGGTCGATCTTCAGCATGGCCCGGTTTCTGGAAAATCTGGTGCCTGAAGCGAACATCGGTGTTGTCCACGGCCGGATGAAACCCGGGGAAATTGAAAAAACCATGGCAACTTTTATCAAAGGAGATCTGGACATTCTCGTGTGCACGACCATTGTGGCCTCCGGCGTCGATATCCCCTCAGCCAACACGATGATCATCAACCGGGCGGATCGTCTGGGCCTCTCCCAGCTCTACCAAATCCGGGGCCGGGTCGGGCGTTCCGGAGAGGAATCCTACGCCTACCTGCTCATCCCACGGGGAGCCATGCTTTCACGGGAGGCGCAGAAACGTCTCCAGACACTTATGGATTTTTCCGAACCCGGTTCAGGATTCCGTATCGCCTCTAACGACCTTGAGATCCGGGGAACCGGTAATCTGCTGGGCACCTCCCAGTCGGGTCACGTCTCCGCCGTCGGCTACGAACTCTATACGGAGCTCATGGAAAAAACGATTCGCGAACTGAAGGGTGAACAATTCCCCCAAGAAGAGATCCGGGTGGAAATCCACCTGGGTGTTCCTGCCTATATTCCCGAGGATTACATGGAAGACGAACACCGTCGCCTGCTTACTTATAAACGTATATCTCTTGCCCGGACTCAGGAAGAAATCCGCGAAATCCGTGATGAACTTACAGACTGCTATGGCTTTATTCCACCGGAACTGGACAATCTCCTCCGGACAATACCCCTGCGCTATCGGCTGGAAACCCTGAAGAGTCATAAAATGACCTGTGGTGATCATTACATGACCGTTCAGTTCAGCCCCGATAGTCCCGTGGATCCGGCTCGGATTCTTTTACTTTCCCAGACAAAAATAAAAGGAACGAAGTTGACGCCGGAGCTGAAATTGTATATTCCATTACCCAGGTCGGAAGATGGGGATCGCATCCGGTTCGCCGAAACGGTGCTGGATGTTCTTATTCCGCAACCAGGTTCTGCAACCAAGGAGGAAAAATGA